A window of the Cuculus canorus isolate bCucCan1 chromosome 3, bCucCan1.pri, whole genome shotgun sequence genome harbors these coding sequences:
- the KCNS3 gene encoding potassium voltage-gated channel subfamily S member 3 isoform X1 — MTEVWYSLSAESCCLSSVQCNLVGDLQWNFLFKMVYGEFFRRPGKDAELINLNVGGFKQSVDQSTLLRFPHTRLGKLLKCHSEEAILELCDDYSVADKEYYFDRNPSLFRYVLNFYYTGKLHVMEELCVFSFCQEIEYWGINELFIDSCCSNRYQERKEEGPQKDWDQKSNDRSIDSSNEESSIFDKELEKFDNLCFGEIRKKIWVRMENPAYCLSAKLIAVSSLSVVLASIVAMCIHSMPEFQRLDANDREIEDPVLEAVEITCIIWFTAELVIRLITAPSQKKFWKKPLNIIDFVSIIPFYATLAVDTKEEESEGIENMGKVVQILRLMRIFRILKLARHSVGLRSLGATLRHSYQEVGLLLLFLSVGISIFSVLVYSVEKDDDSSELHSIPVCWWWATISMTTVGYGDTYPVTLAGKLLGTLCIICGILVVALPITIIFNKFSKYYQKQKDMDPDQCNNDRKEKCNDLPYFNIRDIYAKKMHSFISSLSSVGIVVSDQDSTDASSIQDMEDVYNTTSLENGTGK, encoded by the exons ATGACTGAAGTGTGGTACTCTTTGTCAGCTGAGTCCTGCTGCCTTTCATCT gttcAATGTAATCTTGTTGGGGACCTGCAGTGgaattttctgttcaaaatgGTTTATGGTGAATTTTTCCGCAGACCTGGCAAAGATGCTGAACTTATCAATCTGAATGTGGGTGGCTTTAAGCAATCGGTGGATCAAAGCACCTTGCTCCGATTTCCCCATACCAGACTTGGGAAACTTCTCAAATGCCATTCCGAAGAGGCTATTCTAGAACTGTGTGATGACTACAGTGTTGCAGACAAGGAATATTACTTTGACAGGAATCCTTCCTTGTTCAGATATGTTCTGAATTTTTACTACACGGGCAAACTTCACGTCATGGAAGAACTTTgtgtcttttccttctgccaggAGATAGAGTACTGGGGCATAAATGAGCTGTTTATTGATTCCTGCTGCAGCAATCGGTaccaagaaaggaaagaagaaggtCCTCAGAAAGACTGGGACCAGAAAAGCAATGATAGAAGTATAGACTCCTCTAATGAAGAGTCATCCATATTTGATAAAGAGCTGGAAAAGTTTGACAATCTGTGTTTTggtgaaataagaaagaagatcTGGGTCAGAATGGAAAATCCCGCCTACTGTTTGTCTGCCAAGTTAATTGCCGTGTCGTCCCTGAGTGTTGTCCTGGCGTCAATTGTGGCCATGTGCATTCACAGCATGCCAGAGTTTCAACGGCTGGATGCCAACGACAGGGAGATTGAAGATCCTGTGCTGGAAGCTGTGGAGATTACATGCATCATCTGGTTCACTGCTGAGCTAGTGATTAGGCTCATCACTGCTCCAAGTCAAAAGAAGTTCTGGAAGAAACCATTGAATATCATTGATTTTGTCTCTATTATTCCATTTTATGCCACATTGGCTGTGgacacaaaggaagaagaaagcgAAGGTATTGAAAACATGGGGAAAGTTGTTCAGATTCTGCGGTTAATGAGGATATTTCGCATCCTGAAACTGGCCAGGCATTCTGTTGGACTGCGGTCTTTAGGCGCCACTTTGAGACACAGCTATCAGGAAGTTGgacttctgcttttgtttttgtctgttggcatttctattttttcagtgCTTGTCTACTCAGTGGAGAAAGACGATGACTCATCAGAACTGCACAGCATCCCTGTTTGCTGGTGGTGGGCGACCATCAGCATGACCACTGTTGGTTATGGGGACACTTACCCGGTCACGCTTGCTGGAAAACTGCTTGGCACCCTATGCATTATCTGTGGGATACTAGTGGTAGCACTTCCAATCACCATTATTTTCAATAAGTTTTCTAAGTACTAtcaaaaacaaaaagatatgGATCCAGACCAATGCAACAATGACCGCAAAGAGAAATGTAATGACCTACCTTATTTTAACATTAGGGATATTTATGCCAAAAAGATGCACTCCTTCATTTCTAGCCTTTCTTCAGTAGGAATTGTAGTCAGCGACCAAGATTCCACAGATGCTTCCAGCATCCAAGATATGGAAGATGTTTATAACACAACATCTTTAGAAAATGGTACAGGAAAATGA
- the KCNS3 gene encoding potassium voltage-gated channel subfamily S member 3 isoform X2 — MVYGEFFRRPGKDAELINLNVGGFKQSVDQSTLLRFPHTRLGKLLKCHSEEAILELCDDYSVADKEYYFDRNPSLFRYVLNFYYTGKLHVMEELCVFSFCQEIEYWGINELFIDSCCSNRYQERKEEGPQKDWDQKSNDRSIDSSNEESSIFDKELEKFDNLCFGEIRKKIWVRMENPAYCLSAKLIAVSSLSVVLASIVAMCIHSMPEFQRLDANDREIEDPVLEAVEITCIIWFTAELVIRLITAPSQKKFWKKPLNIIDFVSIIPFYATLAVDTKEEESEGIENMGKVVQILRLMRIFRILKLARHSVGLRSLGATLRHSYQEVGLLLLFLSVGISIFSVLVYSVEKDDDSSELHSIPVCWWWATISMTTVGYGDTYPVTLAGKLLGTLCIICGILVVALPITIIFNKFSKYYQKQKDMDPDQCNNDRKEKCNDLPYFNIRDIYAKKMHSFISSLSSVGIVVSDQDSTDASSIQDMEDVYNTTSLENGTGK, encoded by the coding sequence atgGTTTATGGTGAATTTTTCCGCAGACCTGGCAAAGATGCTGAACTTATCAATCTGAATGTGGGTGGCTTTAAGCAATCGGTGGATCAAAGCACCTTGCTCCGATTTCCCCATACCAGACTTGGGAAACTTCTCAAATGCCATTCCGAAGAGGCTATTCTAGAACTGTGTGATGACTACAGTGTTGCAGACAAGGAATATTACTTTGACAGGAATCCTTCCTTGTTCAGATATGTTCTGAATTTTTACTACACGGGCAAACTTCACGTCATGGAAGAACTTTgtgtcttttccttctgccaggAGATAGAGTACTGGGGCATAAATGAGCTGTTTATTGATTCCTGCTGCAGCAATCGGTaccaagaaaggaaagaagaaggtCCTCAGAAAGACTGGGACCAGAAAAGCAATGATAGAAGTATAGACTCCTCTAATGAAGAGTCATCCATATTTGATAAAGAGCTGGAAAAGTTTGACAATCTGTGTTTTggtgaaataagaaagaagatcTGGGTCAGAATGGAAAATCCCGCCTACTGTTTGTCTGCCAAGTTAATTGCCGTGTCGTCCCTGAGTGTTGTCCTGGCGTCAATTGTGGCCATGTGCATTCACAGCATGCCAGAGTTTCAACGGCTGGATGCCAACGACAGGGAGATTGAAGATCCTGTGCTGGAAGCTGTGGAGATTACATGCATCATCTGGTTCACTGCTGAGCTAGTGATTAGGCTCATCACTGCTCCAAGTCAAAAGAAGTTCTGGAAGAAACCATTGAATATCATTGATTTTGTCTCTATTATTCCATTTTATGCCACATTGGCTGTGgacacaaaggaagaagaaagcgAAGGTATTGAAAACATGGGGAAAGTTGTTCAGATTCTGCGGTTAATGAGGATATTTCGCATCCTGAAACTGGCCAGGCATTCTGTTGGACTGCGGTCTTTAGGCGCCACTTTGAGACACAGCTATCAGGAAGTTGgacttctgcttttgtttttgtctgttggcatttctattttttcagtgCTTGTCTACTCAGTGGAGAAAGACGATGACTCATCAGAACTGCACAGCATCCCTGTTTGCTGGTGGTGGGCGACCATCAGCATGACCACTGTTGGTTATGGGGACACTTACCCGGTCACGCTTGCTGGAAAACTGCTTGGCACCCTATGCATTATCTGTGGGATACTAGTGGTAGCACTTCCAATCACCATTATTTTCAATAAGTTTTCTAAGTACTAtcaaaaacaaaaagatatgGATCCAGACCAATGCAACAATGACCGCAAAGAGAAATGTAATGACCTACCTTATTTTAACATTAGGGATATTTATGCCAAAAAGATGCACTCCTTCATTTCTAGCCTTTCTTCAGTAGGAATTGTAGTCAGCGACCAAGATTCCACAGATGCTTCCAGCATCCAAGATATGGAAGATGTTTATAACACAACATCTTTAGAAAATGGTACAGGAAAATGA